One Desulfatiglans sp. genomic window carries:
- a CDS encoding NgoFVII family restriction endonuclease, translating to MPRIYDNIEHHLSKGLTETLNLSKRCDFCVGYFNLRGWHEIADKIDSLDGMLVTESEDQTHRVCRLLVGMQKLPAEILKESFLHDDSYLIDQAEMLKLKKRLAAEFKEQLTIGTPSERDEIYLRKLSRQLKENRVVVKLHLKHPLHAKLYLAYSDDVRIPVVGFLGSSNLTLAGLSKQGELNIDVMDHDAALKLSKWFDDRWNDNKCIDITKELIQIIDESWAADRLVMPYHIYLKIAYHLSREARAGISEFKLPKIFQQELLDFQQKAVLIAAHHLHKRGGVMIGDVVGLGKTITATALAKMFEEDFFLETLIICPKNIVEMWEDYVYKYQLHAKVLSQSMVQKQLPNLRRYRIVVIDESHNMRNDNGSRYRAIKAYIEENESKVILLSATPYNKSYIDLSNQLRLFLADDKDLGISPERYIESTGGPVHFAARHTETFIRSIKAFEKSTFSDDWRELMRLYLVRRTRSFIKNNYAVTDKENGRKYLTFSDGSRSYFPDRLPKKVEYAFDPENKKDQYAKLYSDQIIVTINGLELARYGLGNYINEKSPVKRSKDEEVIIANLSRAGKRLMGFCRTNLFKRLESSGYSFLLSLSRHILRNFIFVYALENNLPLPIGKNIIENMDDYLEDSDLDSNGDDGIITFMLDEEEYLKRANQVYELYTGKFKTRFEWIRSELFVPDLKRSLIHDGREIIKILSLAHDWNPEEDRQLKALHELINKSHKQDKILIFTQFADTANYLFEQLKAKGVKSIECVTGDSENPTHYAHRFSPFSNEKQHIKGTEHELRVLITTDVLSEGQNLQDAHIILNYDLPWAIIRLIQRAGRVDRIGQKSDKILCYSFLPEDGIENIIRLRGRLRERIKQNAEVVGSDETFFDGDPVNIHDLYNEKSGIFDDEDDSEVDLASYAYQIWKNATDNDPALLKIVPDLPNVVYATKGNTFVKDKEGVIVYTRTADDNDVLAWMSTQGKMITQSQLAILKAAECSKNTEPRFKIPDHHQIVKNAVDVITKEDVATGSSLGKKTGVKYRVYMRLDRYLKENEGTLFVTNEMKKAVDDIFKYPLKEFARDTLNRQLKAGISDETLASLVVSLRDDDKLCITDGEAVTARLPQIICSMGIRNIE from the coding sequence TGTGGGTTATTTTAATCTCAGGGGCTGGCATGAAATAGCTGATAAGATAGACTCTTTAGATGGAATGCTGGTTACTGAGAGCGAAGATCAAACGCATAGGGTATGCCGATTACTTGTAGGCATGCAAAAATTACCGGCTGAGATACTTAAAGAGTCCTTCCTTCATGATGATTCTTATCTCATCGATCAGGCAGAAATGCTTAAACTAAAAAAAAGGCTAGCCGCTGAATTTAAAGAACAACTCACCATAGGTACACCAAGCGAAAGGGATGAAATATACCTTAGAAAATTGAGCAGGCAATTAAAAGAAAACAGGGTGGTAGTTAAACTCCATTTAAAACACCCCCTGCATGCAAAGCTTTATCTTGCTTATAGTGATGATGTACGCATACCTGTTGTAGGGTTTCTGGGCAGTAGTAATCTCACACTAGCCGGTCTCTCTAAACAGGGGGAGTTAAATATTGATGTGATGGATCATGATGCTGCATTAAAACTTTCTAAATGGTTTGATGACAGATGGAATGATAACAAATGTATAGACATCACCAAAGAACTTATTCAGATAATAGATGAAAGCTGGGCTGCTGACAGACTGGTTATGCCATATCATATATACCTGAAGATAGCCTATCATCTCTCTCGTGAGGCGCGCGCCGGTATAAGTGAATTTAAACTTCCTAAAATCTTCCAGCAGGAATTATTGGACTTCCAGCAGAAAGCTGTATTAATTGCAGCACATCATCTACATAAACGCGGCGGGGTTATGATAGGAGATGTTGTAGGACTAGGTAAAACAATAACTGCTACAGCACTTGCCAAAATGTTTGAAGAAGATTTCTTTCTTGAGACTCTTATAATCTGCCCAAAAAACATTGTTGAGATGTGGGAAGACTATGTCTATAAATACCAGCTTCATGCCAAAGTACTCTCACAGAGTATGGTTCAGAAGCAGTTACCGAATTTGCGAAGATACCGCATTGTTGTGATTGATGAAAGCCATAACATGCGGAATGATAATGGCAGCAGATACCGCGCTATTAAGGCGTATATAGAGGAAAATGAGAGCAAGGTAATCCTACTTTCCGCAACACCATACAACAAGTCATATATTGATCTCTCAAATCAGCTCAGGCTTTTTCTTGCAGATGATAAAGACCTGGGGATCAGCCCTGAACGATATATCGAAAGCACAGGAGGCCCGGTGCATTTTGCCGCAAGGCACACAGAAACCTTTATCCGCAGCATAAAGGCATTTGAAAAGAGCACTTTCTCAGATGACTGGCGTGAGTTGATGAGGCTGTATCTTGTAAGAAGGACAAGAAGTTTTATCAAAAACAACTATGCTGTAACAGATAAAGAAAATGGCCGGAAATACCTGACCTTTTCAGATGGGTCAAGGTCATATTTCCCTGATCGCTTGCCTAAAAAGGTCGAATATGCCTTTGATCCTGAAAACAAAAAGGACCAATATGCCAAACTCTATTCAGATCAGATTATAGTTACAATAAACGGTCTTGAACTCGCAAGGTATGGCCTTGGCAATTACATTAATGAAAAAAGTCCTGTAAAACGATCAAAAGATGAAGAAGTGATCATTGCAAATCTTTCCAGGGCTGGTAAAAGGCTTATGGGTTTCTGCCGCACTAATCTTTTCAAGCGGCTTGAAAGCAGCGGTTATTCATTCCTCCTTTCTCTTTCAAGGCATATCTTAAGAAATTTTATTTTTGTATATGCGCTTGAAAATAACCTGCCTCTTCCAATTGGTAAAAATATTATAGAAAATATGGATGATTATCTTGAAGACAGCGACTTAGACAGTAATGGAGATGATGGCATAATAACCTTTATGCTTGATGAAGAGGAATATCTTAAAAGGGCAAATCAGGTATATGAATTATATACAGGTAAATTCAAAACAAGGTTTGAGTGGATAAGGAGTGAGCTGTTCGTTCCTGACTTGAAAAGATCATTAATTCATGATGGCCGTGAAATCATAAAAATATTGTCGCTTGCCCATGATTGGAATCCTGAAGAGGATAGACAATTAAAAGCCCTTCATGAACTGATCAATAAATCCCATAAGCAAGACAAGATTCTCATTTTTACTCAGTTTGCCGACACCGCGAATTATCTTTTTGAACAATTAAAAGCTAAAGGGGTTAAAAGTATTGAATGTGTTACAGGTGATAGTGAAAACCCAACGCACTATGCACACAGATTTAGTCCTTTCAGCAATGAAAAACAGCACATTAAGGGAACCGAACATGAATTGCGTGTTCTTATAACAACTGATGTGCTGAGCGAAGGGCAGAACCTGCAGGATGCACACATTATCCTAAATTATGATTTGCCATGGGCTATCATCCGGCTCATTCAAAGAGCAGGGCGCGTGGATAGAATCGGGCAAAAGTCCGATAAAATCCTGTGCTATTCATTTTTACCTGAAGATGGTATCGAGAATATAATCAGATTAAGGGGACGGCTCAGGGAGCGGATAAAACAGAATGCTGAGGTAGTTGGCTCAGATGAAACTTTTTTTGACGGTGACCCTGTTAATATCCATGATCTTTACAATGAGAAATCCGGCATTTTTGATGATGAAGATGATTCTGAAGTCGATCTTGCCTCCTATGCCTATCAGATATGGAAGAATGCAACAGATAATGACCCAGCACTCTTAAAAATAGTGCCTGATCTACCGAATGTCGTTTATGCGACAAAGGGTAATACCTTTGTAAAAGACAAGGAAGGCGTTATTGTCTACACCAGGACGGCTGATGATAATGATGTGCTTGCATGGATGAGTACACAGGGCAAAATGATCACCCAGTCTCAACTGGCTATCCTGAAAGCTGCTGAATGTTCAAAAAATACAGAACCACGGTTCAAAATCCCTGATCATCACCAGATAGTCAAGAACGCTGTGGATGTCATAACCAAAGAAGATGTAGCCACAGGAAGCTCACTCGGTAAAAAAACAGGGGTCAAGTATCGCGTCTATATGAGGCTGGACCGCTACCTTAAAGAGAATGAAGGTACACTCTTTGTTACCAATGAGATGAAAAAGGCGGTTGATGATATATTCAAGTATCCTCTTAAGGAATTTGCAAGGGATACACTTAACAGGCAATTGAAGGCAGGGATATCAGACGAAACCCTTGCAAGCCTTGTTGTATCCCTTCGCGATGATGACAAACTTTGTATTACAGATGGAGAAGCTGTAACAGCTCGTCTCCCTCAAATTATCTGCTCTATGGGTATAAGGAATATCGAGTAA